In a genomic window of Hippoglossus stenolepis isolate QCI-W04-F060 chromosome 17, HSTE1.2, whole genome shotgun sequence:
- the trim46b gene encoding tripartite motif-containing 46b isoform X3: MAEMDLKTVTSTMEALVRISSNMRSLEQELHCPVCKDIVKQPVVLPCQHSVCLMCASEVLVASGYPLPELPPEPNSPASTPNTRSPRQARRPTPKAEQRPIDRVLRSGPHPPSPSMPRSPGYGTHGGRRRKEGPALVMMFPCVPCGRDVELGEKGLTDCLRNLTLERIVERYRHTVSLGSVAVMCQFCKPPQALEATKGCADCRSNFCNECFKLYHPWGTPRAQHEHIQPTLNFRPKVLTCPEHDQEKLHFYCRTCQRLLCPLCKLRRIHTGHKVLPVVQAYQALKEKITKEMNYILSNQDTVLAQITQLESGITQTEVNSVSAREQLAQSIRDLTAALAERHASLTQALEMARQKRGEALSAQVAERRGLMEHAGLMAFTQELLKESDQPCFVQAARQTHNRLSKAIENLQHFSLAADPSFRHFQLDVSKELKLLTELNFIQAPLAPVIDTQRTLAYDQLFLCWRLPQDSAPAWHFSVEYRRRGVVPGGASRGGFRGGLAAARWGWQRLDEVSGTSAVIDRLEMDSVYVLRVRGCNKAGYGEYSEEVYLHTPPAPVVSPPVLTSPHFLTLCSLISLSCTISISQLCTCHPLLRYIHAANLHTSYGTAQLLSGFSLGSPCRPAGGQ; this comes from the exons ATGGCAGAGATGGATTTAAAAACAGTCACGTCGACGATGGAAGCTTTGGTTCGAATCAGT tctaacATGAGGAGCCTGGAGCAAGAGCTGCATTGTCCCGTGTGTAAGGACATCGTCAAACAGCCCGTGGTCCTGCCATGCCAGCACAGCGTCTGCCTCATGTGTGCCTCCGAGGTGTTGGTGGCAAGTGGCTACCCGCTTCCCGAGCTTCCCCCAGAGCCCAACTCCCCAGCCTCCACACCCAACACCCGCTCGCCCCGCCAGGCACGCCGGCCTACGCCTAAAGCTGAGCAGCGACCCATTGACCGCGTGCTGCGATCAG GTCCCCACCCACCGTCGCCATCCATGCCTCGGTCTCCGGGATACGGGACGCATGGAGGGCGACGCCGCAAGGAGGGCCCAGCCCTGGTGATGATGTTCCCCTGTGTCCCCTGCGGCCGGGACGTGGAGCTGGGAGAGAAGGGTCTCACCGACTGTCTGCGCAACCTCACTTTGGAGCGTATAGTTGAGAG atacagacacacagtaaGCCTGGGCAGCGTGGCCGTGATGTGCCAGTTCTGTAAGCCTCCTCAGGCTCTGGAGGCCACGAAGGGCTGCGCCGACTGCAGGTCCAATTTCTGCAACGAGTGTTTCAAGCTGTATCACCCATGGGGGACGCCACGGGCACAGCACGAGCACATCCAGCCTACACTCAACTTCAGACCAAAG gttcTGACTTGTCCGGAGCACGACCAGGAGAAGCTGCACTTCTACTGTCGGACGTGTCAGCGGCTGCTCTGCCCTCTCTGCAAACTGCGCCGCATCCACACCGGACACAAAGTTCTCCCTGTGGTCCAGGCTTACCAAGCCCTGAAG GAGAAGATTACAAAAGAGATGAACTACATTCTGTCCAACCAGGACACAGTTCTGGCTCAGATTACCCAGCTGGAGAGCGGCATCACCCAGACCGAG GTAAACAGCGTGTCCGCCCGAGAGCAGCTGGCTCAGAGCATCAGGGATCTGACCGCCGCTCTGGCTGAGCGCCACGCTTCCCTCACCCAGGCTCTGGAGATGGCCCGGCAGAAACGAGGCGAGGCGCTGTCTGCTCAAGTGGCGGAGAGACGGGGGCTGATGGAGCACGCGGGGCTCATGGCGTTCACCCAGGAGCTACTGAAAGAGTCAGACCAGCCCTGCTTTGTGCAGGCTGCTCGCCAGACTCATAACAG GTTGAGTAAAGCTATTGAGAATCTCCAGCATTTCAGTCTGGCTGCCGATCCATCATTCAGACACTTCCAGCTGGACGTCTCCAAAGAACTCAAACTCCTGACGGAGCTGAACTTCATccagg CGCCCTTGGCTCCAGTGATTGACACCCAGCGTACTTTGGCCTACGACCAGCTCTTTCTGTGCTGGCGACTGCCCCAAGACTCTGCGCCGGCCTGGCACTTCTCCGTGGAGTATCGGCGCCGGGGCGTGGTGCCGGGAGGGGCGTCCCGAGGCGGGTTCAGAGGAGGGTTGGCCGCCGCCCGCTGGGGCTGGCAGCGACTGGACGAAGTGAGCGGCACCAGCGCTGTGATTGACAGGCTGGAGATGGACAGCGTGTACGTGCTGCGCGTGAGAGGCTGCAACAAGGCGGGATACGGGGAGTACAGCGAGGAGGTGTACCTGCACACCCCACCTGCACCAG TTGTTTCCCCACCTGTCCTCACATCTCCTCACTTTCTTACTCTCTgttccctcatctctctctcatgcacCATTTCCATCTCACAGCTTTGTACTTGTCATCCTCTTCTGCGCTACATCCACGCTGCCAACCTACACACCTCCTATGGAAC TGCTCAACTTCTATCTGGATTCTCGTTGGGGTCTCCATGCCGACCGGCTGGTGGTCAGTAA
- the trim46b gene encoding tripartite motif-containing 46b isoform X4, which translates to MAEMDLKTVTSTMEALVRISSNMRSLEQELHCPVCKDIVKQPVVLPCQHSVCLMCASEVLVASGYPLPELPPEPNSPASTPNTRSPRQARRPTPKAEQRPIDRVLRSGPHPPSPSMPRSPGYGTHGGRRRKEGPALVMMFPCVPCGRDVELGEKGLTDCLRNLTLERIVERYRHTVSLGSVAVMCQFCKPPQALEATKGCADCRSNFCNECFKLYHPWGTPRAQHEHIQPTLNFRPKVLTCPEHDQEKLHFYCRTCQRLLCPLCKLRRIHTGHKVLPVVQAYQALKEKITKEMNYILSNQDTVLAQITQLESGITQTEVNSVSAREQLAQSIRDLTAALAERHASLTQALEMARQKRGEALSAQVAERRGLMEHAGLMAFTQELLKESDQPCFVQAARQTHNRLSKAIENLQHFSLAADPSFRHFQLDVSKELKLLTELNFIQAPLAPVIDTQRTLAYDQLFLCWRLPQDSAPAWHFSVEYRRRGVVPGGASRGGFRGGLAAARWGWQRLDEVSGTSAVIDRLEMDSVYVLRVRGCNKAGYGEYSEEVYLHTPPAPVVSPPVLTSPHFLTLCSLISLSCTISISQLCTCHPLLRYIHAANLHTSYGT; encoded by the exons ATGGCAGAGATGGATTTAAAAACAGTCACGTCGACGATGGAAGCTTTGGTTCGAATCAGT tctaacATGAGGAGCCTGGAGCAAGAGCTGCATTGTCCCGTGTGTAAGGACATCGTCAAACAGCCCGTGGTCCTGCCATGCCAGCACAGCGTCTGCCTCATGTGTGCCTCCGAGGTGTTGGTGGCAAGTGGCTACCCGCTTCCCGAGCTTCCCCCAGAGCCCAACTCCCCAGCCTCCACACCCAACACCCGCTCGCCCCGCCAGGCACGCCGGCCTACGCCTAAAGCTGAGCAGCGACCCATTGACCGCGTGCTGCGATCAG GTCCCCACCCACCGTCGCCATCCATGCCTCGGTCTCCGGGATACGGGACGCATGGAGGGCGACGCCGCAAGGAGGGCCCAGCCCTGGTGATGATGTTCCCCTGTGTCCCCTGCGGCCGGGACGTGGAGCTGGGAGAGAAGGGTCTCACCGACTGTCTGCGCAACCTCACTTTGGAGCGTATAGTTGAGAG atacagacacacagtaaGCCTGGGCAGCGTGGCCGTGATGTGCCAGTTCTGTAAGCCTCCTCAGGCTCTGGAGGCCACGAAGGGCTGCGCCGACTGCAGGTCCAATTTCTGCAACGAGTGTTTCAAGCTGTATCACCCATGGGGGACGCCACGGGCACAGCACGAGCACATCCAGCCTACACTCAACTTCAGACCAAAG gttcTGACTTGTCCGGAGCACGACCAGGAGAAGCTGCACTTCTACTGTCGGACGTGTCAGCGGCTGCTCTGCCCTCTCTGCAAACTGCGCCGCATCCACACCGGACACAAAGTTCTCCCTGTGGTCCAGGCTTACCAAGCCCTGAAG GAGAAGATTACAAAAGAGATGAACTACATTCTGTCCAACCAGGACACAGTTCTGGCTCAGATTACCCAGCTGGAGAGCGGCATCACCCAGACCGAG GTAAACAGCGTGTCCGCCCGAGAGCAGCTGGCTCAGAGCATCAGGGATCTGACCGCCGCTCTGGCTGAGCGCCACGCTTCCCTCACCCAGGCTCTGGAGATGGCCCGGCAGAAACGAGGCGAGGCGCTGTCTGCTCAAGTGGCGGAGAGACGGGGGCTGATGGAGCACGCGGGGCTCATGGCGTTCACCCAGGAGCTACTGAAAGAGTCAGACCAGCCCTGCTTTGTGCAGGCTGCTCGCCAGACTCATAACAG GTTGAGTAAAGCTATTGAGAATCTCCAGCATTTCAGTCTGGCTGCCGATCCATCATTCAGACACTTCCAGCTGGACGTCTCCAAAGAACTCAAACTCCTGACGGAGCTGAACTTCATccagg CGCCCTTGGCTCCAGTGATTGACACCCAGCGTACTTTGGCCTACGACCAGCTCTTTCTGTGCTGGCGACTGCCCCAAGACTCTGCGCCGGCCTGGCACTTCTCCGTGGAGTATCGGCGCCGGGGCGTGGTGCCGGGAGGGGCGTCCCGAGGCGGGTTCAGAGGAGGGTTGGCCGCCGCCCGCTGGGGCTGGCAGCGACTGGACGAAGTGAGCGGCACCAGCGCTGTGATTGACAGGCTGGAGATGGACAGCGTGTACGTGCTGCGCGTGAGAGGCTGCAACAAGGCGGGATACGGGGAGTACAGCGAGGAGGTGTACCTGCACACCCCACCTGCACCAG TTGTTTCCCCACCTGTCCTCACATCTCCTCACTTTCTTACTCTCTgttccctcatctctctctcatgcacCATTTCCATCTCACAGCTTTGTACTTGTCATCCTCTTCTGCGCTACATCCACGCTGCCAACCTACACACCTCCTATGGAACGTAA
- the trim46b gene encoding tripartite motif-containing 46b isoform X1 translates to MAEMDLKTVTSTMEALVRISSNMRSLEQELHCPVCKDIVKQPVVLPCQHSVCLMCASEVLVASGYPLPELPPEPNSPASTPNTRSPRQARRPTPKAEQRPIDRVLRSGPHPPSPSMPRSPGYGTHGGRRRKEGPALVMMFPCVPCGRDVELGEKGLTDCLRNLTLERIVERYRHTVSLGSVAVMCQFCKPPQALEATKGCADCRSNFCNECFKLYHPWGTPRAQHEHIQPTLNFRPKVLTCPEHDQEKLHFYCRTCQRLLCPLCKLRRIHTGHKVLPVVQAYQALKEKITKEMNYILSNQDTVLAQITQLESGITQTEVNSVSAREQLAQSIRDLTAALAERHASLTQALEMARQKRGEALSAQVAERRGLMEHAGLMAFTQELLKESDQPCFVQAARQTHNRLSKAIENLQHFSLAADPSFRHFQLDVSKELKLLTELNFIQAPLAPVIDTQRTLAYDQLFLCWRLPQDSAPAWHFSVEYRRRGVVPGGASRGGFRGGLAAARWGWQRLDEVSGTSAVIDRLEMDSVYVLRVRGCNKAGYGEYSEEVYLHTPPAPVLNFYLDSRWGLHADRLVVSKEQRGARSVPGLSLLQAADHALTSCHLTSDLLVGDVAITQGRHYWACSVEPGSYLVKVGVGLESKLQEWFHLPQDMASPRYDPDSGHDSGAEDALDSAPPFCFLTMGMGKIYLPQHSYHHHSNHGNGIRDPITNGNSPSSPTGLTYPLPPRLGVCLDFEKGRVTFYDAHSLRPLWEGHVDCSGPVCPAFCFIGGGALQLQELVANRNADQTPVRRVTIQPRVPTLNNN, encoded by the exons ATGGCAGAGATGGATTTAAAAACAGTCACGTCGACGATGGAAGCTTTGGTTCGAATCAGT tctaacATGAGGAGCCTGGAGCAAGAGCTGCATTGTCCCGTGTGTAAGGACATCGTCAAACAGCCCGTGGTCCTGCCATGCCAGCACAGCGTCTGCCTCATGTGTGCCTCCGAGGTGTTGGTGGCAAGTGGCTACCCGCTTCCCGAGCTTCCCCCAGAGCCCAACTCCCCAGCCTCCACACCCAACACCCGCTCGCCCCGCCAGGCACGCCGGCCTACGCCTAAAGCTGAGCAGCGACCCATTGACCGCGTGCTGCGATCAG GTCCCCACCCACCGTCGCCATCCATGCCTCGGTCTCCGGGATACGGGACGCATGGAGGGCGACGCCGCAAGGAGGGCCCAGCCCTGGTGATGATGTTCCCCTGTGTCCCCTGCGGCCGGGACGTGGAGCTGGGAGAGAAGGGTCTCACCGACTGTCTGCGCAACCTCACTTTGGAGCGTATAGTTGAGAG atacagacacacagtaaGCCTGGGCAGCGTGGCCGTGATGTGCCAGTTCTGTAAGCCTCCTCAGGCTCTGGAGGCCACGAAGGGCTGCGCCGACTGCAGGTCCAATTTCTGCAACGAGTGTTTCAAGCTGTATCACCCATGGGGGACGCCACGGGCACAGCACGAGCACATCCAGCCTACACTCAACTTCAGACCAAAG gttcTGACTTGTCCGGAGCACGACCAGGAGAAGCTGCACTTCTACTGTCGGACGTGTCAGCGGCTGCTCTGCCCTCTCTGCAAACTGCGCCGCATCCACACCGGACACAAAGTTCTCCCTGTGGTCCAGGCTTACCAAGCCCTGAAG GAGAAGATTACAAAAGAGATGAACTACATTCTGTCCAACCAGGACACAGTTCTGGCTCAGATTACCCAGCTGGAGAGCGGCATCACCCAGACCGAG GTAAACAGCGTGTCCGCCCGAGAGCAGCTGGCTCAGAGCATCAGGGATCTGACCGCCGCTCTGGCTGAGCGCCACGCTTCCCTCACCCAGGCTCTGGAGATGGCCCGGCAGAAACGAGGCGAGGCGCTGTCTGCTCAAGTGGCGGAGAGACGGGGGCTGATGGAGCACGCGGGGCTCATGGCGTTCACCCAGGAGCTACTGAAAGAGTCAGACCAGCCCTGCTTTGTGCAGGCTGCTCGCCAGACTCATAACAG GTTGAGTAAAGCTATTGAGAATCTCCAGCATTTCAGTCTGGCTGCCGATCCATCATTCAGACACTTCCAGCTGGACGTCTCCAAAGAACTCAAACTCCTGACGGAGCTGAACTTCATccagg CGCCCTTGGCTCCAGTGATTGACACCCAGCGTACTTTGGCCTACGACCAGCTCTTTCTGTGCTGGCGACTGCCCCAAGACTCTGCGCCGGCCTGGCACTTCTCCGTGGAGTATCGGCGCCGGGGCGTGGTGCCGGGAGGGGCGTCCCGAGGCGGGTTCAGAGGAGGGTTGGCCGCCGCCCGCTGGGGCTGGCAGCGACTGGACGAAGTGAGCGGCACCAGCGCTGTGATTGACAGGCTGGAGATGGACAGCGTGTACGTGCTGCGCGTGAGAGGCTGCAACAAGGCGGGATACGGGGAGTACAGCGAGGAGGTGTACCTGCACACCCCACCTGCACCAG TGCTCAACTTCTATCTGGATTCTCGTTGGGGTCTCCATGCCGACCGGCTGGTGGTCAGTAAAGAGCAGCGTGGGGCTCGTAGCGTCCCtggcctctctctgctgcaggccGCTGACCACgccctcacttcctgtcacctGACTTCGGACCTTCTGGTCGGGGATGTGGCGATCACACAGGGGCGTCACTACTGGGCATGCTCAGTGGAGCCGGGCTCTTACTTAGTGAAG GTGGGAGTTGGTTTAGAATCCAAACTGCAGGAGTGGTTTCACCTCCCTCAAGACATGGCCAGTCCACG ctacGACCCAGACAGTGGTCATGACAGTGGAGCAGAGGACGCCTTGGACTCCGCTCCACCCTTCTGCTTCCTCACCATGGGGATGGGTAAGATCTACCTGCCTCAGCACAGCTACCACCACCACAGCAACCACGGCAACGGTATCCGAGACCCCATCACCAACGGCAACAGCCCCTCCTCACCCACAGGCCTCACCTACCCGCTGCCGCCCCGGCTGGGTGTGTGCCTTGACTTTGAGAAGGGTCGCGTCACCTTCTACGACGCCCATTCCCTGCGTCCCCTGTGGGAGGGTCACGTGGATTGCTCCGGCCCGGTGTGTCCAGCGTTCTGTTTCATTGGTGGAGGggccctgcagctgcaggagctggtggCCAATCGCAACGCAGATCAGACTCCGGTCAGAAGGGTGACCATCCAACCCCGTGTCCCCACCTTAAACAACAATTGA
- the trim46b gene encoding tripartite motif-containing 46b isoform X2 produces the protein MAPRFQVKSNMRSLEQELHCPVCKDIVKQPVVLPCQHSVCLMCASEVLVASGYPLPELPPEPNSPASTPNTRSPRQARRPTPKAEQRPIDRVLRSGPHPPSPSMPRSPGYGTHGGRRRKEGPALVMMFPCVPCGRDVELGEKGLTDCLRNLTLERIVERYRHTVSLGSVAVMCQFCKPPQALEATKGCADCRSNFCNECFKLYHPWGTPRAQHEHIQPTLNFRPKVLTCPEHDQEKLHFYCRTCQRLLCPLCKLRRIHTGHKVLPVVQAYQALKEKITKEMNYILSNQDTVLAQITQLESGITQTEVNSVSAREQLAQSIRDLTAALAERHASLTQALEMARQKRGEALSAQVAERRGLMEHAGLMAFTQELLKESDQPCFVQAARQTHNRLSKAIENLQHFSLAADPSFRHFQLDVSKELKLLTELNFIQAPLAPVIDTQRTLAYDQLFLCWRLPQDSAPAWHFSVEYRRRGVVPGGASRGGFRGGLAAARWGWQRLDEVSGTSAVIDRLEMDSVYVLRVRGCNKAGYGEYSEEVYLHTPPAPVLNFYLDSRWGLHADRLVVSKEQRGARSVPGLSLLQAADHALTSCHLTSDLLVGDVAITQGRHYWACSVEPGSYLVKVGVGLESKLQEWFHLPQDMASPRYDPDSGHDSGAEDALDSAPPFCFLTMGMGKIYLPQHSYHHHSNHGNGIRDPITNGNSPSSPTGLTYPLPPRLGVCLDFEKGRVTFYDAHSLRPLWEGHVDCSGPVCPAFCFIGGGALQLQELVANRNADQTPVRRVTIQPRVPTLNNN, from the exons ATGGCGCCCAGATTCCAGGTGAAG tctaacATGAGGAGCCTGGAGCAAGAGCTGCATTGTCCCGTGTGTAAGGACATCGTCAAACAGCCCGTGGTCCTGCCATGCCAGCACAGCGTCTGCCTCATGTGTGCCTCCGAGGTGTTGGTGGCAAGTGGCTACCCGCTTCCCGAGCTTCCCCCAGAGCCCAACTCCCCAGCCTCCACACCCAACACCCGCTCGCCCCGCCAGGCACGCCGGCCTACGCCTAAAGCTGAGCAGCGACCCATTGACCGCGTGCTGCGATCAG GTCCCCACCCACCGTCGCCATCCATGCCTCGGTCTCCGGGATACGGGACGCATGGAGGGCGACGCCGCAAGGAGGGCCCAGCCCTGGTGATGATGTTCCCCTGTGTCCCCTGCGGCCGGGACGTGGAGCTGGGAGAGAAGGGTCTCACCGACTGTCTGCGCAACCTCACTTTGGAGCGTATAGTTGAGAG atacagacacacagtaaGCCTGGGCAGCGTGGCCGTGATGTGCCAGTTCTGTAAGCCTCCTCAGGCTCTGGAGGCCACGAAGGGCTGCGCCGACTGCAGGTCCAATTTCTGCAACGAGTGTTTCAAGCTGTATCACCCATGGGGGACGCCACGGGCACAGCACGAGCACATCCAGCCTACACTCAACTTCAGACCAAAG gttcTGACTTGTCCGGAGCACGACCAGGAGAAGCTGCACTTCTACTGTCGGACGTGTCAGCGGCTGCTCTGCCCTCTCTGCAAACTGCGCCGCATCCACACCGGACACAAAGTTCTCCCTGTGGTCCAGGCTTACCAAGCCCTGAAG GAGAAGATTACAAAAGAGATGAACTACATTCTGTCCAACCAGGACACAGTTCTGGCTCAGATTACCCAGCTGGAGAGCGGCATCACCCAGACCGAG GTAAACAGCGTGTCCGCCCGAGAGCAGCTGGCTCAGAGCATCAGGGATCTGACCGCCGCTCTGGCTGAGCGCCACGCTTCCCTCACCCAGGCTCTGGAGATGGCCCGGCAGAAACGAGGCGAGGCGCTGTCTGCTCAAGTGGCGGAGAGACGGGGGCTGATGGAGCACGCGGGGCTCATGGCGTTCACCCAGGAGCTACTGAAAGAGTCAGACCAGCCCTGCTTTGTGCAGGCTGCTCGCCAGACTCATAACAG GTTGAGTAAAGCTATTGAGAATCTCCAGCATTTCAGTCTGGCTGCCGATCCATCATTCAGACACTTCCAGCTGGACGTCTCCAAAGAACTCAAACTCCTGACGGAGCTGAACTTCATccagg CGCCCTTGGCTCCAGTGATTGACACCCAGCGTACTTTGGCCTACGACCAGCTCTTTCTGTGCTGGCGACTGCCCCAAGACTCTGCGCCGGCCTGGCACTTCTCCGTGGAGTATCGGCGCCGGGGCGTGGTGCCGGGAGGGGCGTCCCGAGGCGGGTTCAGAGGAGGGTTGGCCGCCGCCCGCTGGGGCTGGCAGCGACTGGACGAAGTGAGCGGCACCAGCGCTGTGATTGACAGGCTGGAGATGGACAGCGTGTACGTGCTGCGCGTGAGAGGCTGCAACAAGGCGGGATACGGGGAGTACAGCGAGGAGGTGTACCTGCACACCCCACCTGCACCAG TGCTCAACTTCTATCTGGATTCTCGTTGGGGTCTCCATGCCGACCGGCTGGTGGTCAGTAAAGAGCAGCGTGGGGCTCGTAGCGTCCCtggcctctctctgctgcaggccGCTGACCACgccctcacttcctgtcacctGACTTCGGACCTTCTGGTCGGGGATGTGGCGATCACACAGGGGCGTCACTACTGGGCATGCTCAGTGGAGCCGGGCTCTTACTTAGTGAAG GTGGGAGTTGGTTTAGAATCCAAACTGCAGGAGTGGTTTCACCTCCCTCAAGACATGGCCAGTCCACG ctacGACCCAGACAGTGGTCATGACAGTGGAGCAGAGGACGCCTTGGACTCCGCTCCACCCTTCTGCTTCCTCACCATGGGGATGGGTAAGATCTACCTGCCTCAGCACAGCTACCACCACCACAGCAACCACGGCAACGGTATCCGAGACCCCATCACCAACGGCAACAGCCCCTCCTCACCCACAGGCCTCACCTACCCGCTGCCGCCCCGGCTGGGTGTGTGCCTTGACTTTGAGAAGGGTCGCGTCACCTTCTACGACGCCCATTCCCTGCGTCCCCTGTGGGAGGGTCACGTGGATTGCTCCGGCCCGGTGTGTCCAGCGTTCTGTTTCATTGGTGGAGGggccctgcagctgcaggagctggtggCCAATCGCAACGCAGATCAGACTCCGGTCAGAAGGGTGACCATCCAACCCCGTGTCCCCACCTTAAACAACAATTGA